A genome region from Primulina eburnea isolate SZY01 chromosome 9, ASM2296580v1, whole genome shotgun sequence includes the following:
- the LOC140840985 gene encoding acyl-CoA-binding domain-containing protein 1-like, whose product MADWQQYLQSVFFGVVFSFLLAKLFSVIFAFREENLGITRSHTPEAEPEPGVLGENEPLIDEDVRSGNRIAAEINDHSDTDDDWEGVESTELDETFSAATAFVAAKAADRAAVKTSNEVQLQLYGLYKIATEGPCSAPQPSALKMTARAKWQAWQKLGAMPPEEAMQKYIDIVTELYPSWAAGSTKKRENESSDVSNSGSKGPMGPVFSTFVYQEEPGSEIALDSIHLFAQEGDEENLIKCMDNGVPLNLKDFLNYCRWRGSHTLALGCRSRPYEYYSIASEQEC is encoded by the exons ATGGCTGACTGGCAACAATACCTTCAATCGGTGTTCTTCGGGGTGGTTTTCTCATTTCTCCTCGCGAAACTCTTCTCTGTGATCTTTGCGTTTCGTGAAGAGAACCTCGGCATCACTCGATCTCATACACCCGAAGCCGAACCTGAACCCGGTGTTCTGGGAGAAAATGAGCCGTTGATTGATGAAGATGTGCGATCGGGTAATAGAATCGCAGCTGAGATCAACGATCACAGTGATACCGATGATGATTGGGAGGGAGTAGAGAGCACCGAGCTGGATGAAACTTTCAGTGCTGCTACAGCATTTGTGGCCGCCAAGGCAGCTGATCGTGCGGCGGTGAAGACATCAAATGAGGTGCAATTGCAGCTTTATGGGTTGTATAAGATTGCAACCGAAGGACCGTGTTCTGCTCCACAGCCCTCCGCTCTGAAAATGACCGCTCGTGCCAAATG GCAAGCTTGGCAAAAGTTGGGTGCCATGCCTCCTGAAGAAGCAATGCAGAAGTACATCGACATTGTTACGGAGTTATATCCCTCTTGGGCTGCTGGTTCAACT AAGAAGAGAGAAAATGAGAGCAGTGATGTCTCTAATTCAGGATCCAAAGGACCGATGGGTCCTGTATTTAGCACCTTTGTATATCAAGAAGAACCTGGAAGCGAGAT AGCGTTGGATTCTATACATTTGTTTGCACAAGAAGGAGATGAAGAGAATCTGATCAAGTGCATGGATAACGGTGTCCCATTGAATCTGAAAG ATTTCTTAAATTATTGTAGATGGAGAGGGTCGCACACCCTTGCATTGGGCTGTAGATCGAGGCCGTATGAATACTACAGCATTGCTTCTGAACAAGAATGCTGA